The DNA window GTTTTCGATACGCAAGCCCAATCGATTATTTTCATATCCTGCTAAACATTGATATTCCCAGTTGAAAGCTGTATTTACAGGTAAATCTATGAAAATTTTGTCCTCTTTTACAAAATAGTTTCCGCCATACCAATCTCTTTTGATTGGAGCACTTCCTCTGTAGTCTAAAATAGCTTTAGAAGATAACCAGCCAGCAAATTTTTCTACATCACCAATAATAACTAGTTTGTTTCCTTGGTTTACCCAGCGTAAAATATCTTGTCTAAGAGGGAATTTTTGTTTTCCAAATAATTCATTAAAATTATTGGTTACCATTACATTAGATTTAATTTCTTGCACATTTACGGTAGTCACATTATTTGAAATGATTGCAATATCTTTTAATAATGGTGTCAAGGTTTTTGTGGTATCCGAAATGGTAACAGTTGGGAGTTCCTTATTTAAAGAGGTTACAAACAGTTTTTCTTTGCCCGAAGCGATATTTTTTTGTCCTTTTTTTAACTGAGCATCGATTTGGACGTATCCTTTATTGGGCACAGTAAAGGAGATTTCTTTCTTTAAAAGTTCACCAAAAGTAGTGCCTCCCGTTATATTTACCGCAAATGATTCTTTATAAATTTCTCCTGAACTGTCTGAAACAGCTATTGCTAACGTATGTTTTCCTTTGATTTCTTTTTCGTTGATAATATGAAAATCTACTGTTGCCTTTTTTCCTTGTGTTAATACTAGTTCACGTGCTTTTACAGCAACATACAAAGGTTGGTTATAGTGCGCTACTATTTTAGGATCGGCTTTTGGGTTTCTGTAAATATCTACAATTCCTGAATGGTTTTCAATTTTTTCTCCTTCCCATCCATTTACAACATAGCAGTCTACTGTATTGCTTAGCCTCACGTTTTCAATCATTCGACCTTGGTAATACATAGAAACACTTCCTAAACTTTGCGTTAAGCTATCTACCGTTGGAAAAGCTTTTCTATATCCTTTATTGGTTAAAAAGGCATCAAAAGCATTGAATTGATTGATATAGGCTTTTCCGTCCCAACCTAAGTTTTTTCCTTTTAGTTCTTGGTTTATCAATTCTAATCGGTGTGGTGTTCCAATAGCACCATCTTCGCCCCACATTATTATTTCGCCCTTGTTGGTAGAATTTTTATGAAAATTTTCTGGATTCTTGTAAAATTTATCAAAATAGACGCCTGGGCCATCCGCATAGTGCATATCCCACCATCCTTTATATAATGGTTTGTCATTATAAGGTAACATATGTAATTTTATGGGTGCTTCAATTTTTTCTGGGTTTAGCACATCTTTATAACCCATTTTTTTAGTAAAATTGGTAGACGTAAATGTAATAGTCCGTGTTTCATCCCAACTATGCGCCAATTGGATGTCTTTGATTTCAAAAGGTTCTGGATCTCTGGTCGATTCATTGATCATATTGTAGATAACAAGTGAGGGATGACTTCTAAAAAGCACGATCATTCTTCTTAGGCGTTCTCTGTTCATTTCTTGTGAAAAAGTTGAGGTTGTGCCTGTTTTGTACCCACCAGGCTCTGCGTAATAGAGTAAACCCATTTCATCGGCTAGATCTAAAATCATTTCTTGGCCTATTCCTCTATGAAAATTCAGCATATTCAATCCCAAATCTTTAGCAAGCTGAATTTGTTTTTTTGCCAATTCTTTGGTAGGAATCATTCCATTTACAGGCCAGTACCCCCAAGAAATAGAGGTTCTTAGCATCACTCTCTTGTGATTTAAGTGAAACTGTTTGTCTCCATTAACCTCTACCACATCAAACCATCTGAAACCAAATCTTTTTATGACTGTATCTTCGCTACCATCGGCTCCTTTCCATTTTAGTTTGACAAAATACAGGTTTGGATGTTCGATAGACCAGAGTTTTGCTTTTGGAAAATTTATTTCAATAGTTGAGGTTTTCGTATTCCTTACGGCAATGCTTTTTGATAAAAGTACATTTTTTTCATTTTCATACAGTTCTGCAATTAATTCGCCTTGACCTGGTTGATTTAAGGTGTTTTCAATAACTATTTTGGTCATTTCTGGAGTGTTTTTCACGAAAACATCTTCTAAAAAACTGTTGTCCTTCACACTGATGCTTACGCCTCCAGTAATACCTCCAAAACCGTGGCTAGCACTTAATGTTTTTTTTAAGCCCCAAGAATCATTTAGATAATCAATCCATTCAAAATTACCATCTGGATCGGTAATTCTTACAGCAAGTTCATTTTCTTTGGAATAATCAATATATTTTGAAATGTCAACTGAAAAAGGTGTTCCGTTGTATAGATCATAGCCCGCTAATTTTTTATTGACATAAATTTCAGCTCGCAGTCGTGTGCTTTCAAAATGGAGAAGCACTCGTTTGCCTTTCCAATTTTCATTTGCCTTAAATTGAGCCGAAAACCAAGAAACACCAATGTAATCGCCATCTATTCCAAAATCATTTCCGTTTTCTCCCCAATAATGCTCTTCGACAGTCGCGGGAATGGTAATTTCTTTTCCTGTTTTTTGGAGCATTTCCCAACCATCTGTTGGCTGATTAGGCTGTATTTTTGTAATATCAGGAGTTAAATATAAGTCATCGTTTGCCCAGGTTGCTTTTTTGTCAAGGCAGAGCCTCCATTTTAAAGTTGTAAGGTCTAAATTTGGATTGCTTTGCGAATGGATAGCAATCGAAAAAGAAAATACAAGGCAAGCAATTAGATATTTCATTGTAGATATTGTTTTAGTTATTCAGGTAAAATTAAAGAGTGTTTAGGTATTTTAATTTGCTCAAATGAACTTGATAATAGCTTTTTTTATTTGAGGATATGGTATTGTAAGTTTCTTGTTTATTATACTAGGATGTTTTTTTAACTTAACCGATACAAAAAAGCTAGTTTTTAGGACAATTGAGATTAATTCTATTGGAAGTACTGTTTAAATTTACAATCCTAATCTTTAACTTTTTTTTGAAATGAAAAATAGTATCAATTTTGTTGTATCATTAGTTATGGCTTTAGCCTTAGTAAGCTGTAAAAAAGAAAATCCAATAGTTGTAAAGGAAGAATCAAAATTAAATGAAGCAACTTTTCAAGGAAACGATAATACTATTAAAATTTATACCATAAAGAATAGTCATAATCTTTCAGCCACATTTACCAATTATGGTCAACGATTAGTTTCTTTGATGGTGCCTGATAGAGCAGGAAAATTTAAAGACGTTGTTTTAGGCTTTTATACTTTGGAGGAATATAAAAAGGCTTCCGAGAATTATTTTGGAAGTACAATTGGTCGCTACGGTAATCGGATAGCCAACGGAAAATTTAGCATTGGTAATCAACAATATTCTTTAGCGACCAACAATGCTTCAAACCATTTGCACGGTGGAATTGATGGCTTTAATGATGTTATTTGGAATGTTAAGCAGCTTGCTGAGAATAAATTAGAATTTAGTCGAATATCGCCTGATATGGAAGAGGGTTATCCGGGAGATTTAAAGGTGAAAGTGACCTATACCTTGACAAACGATAATGAACTTAAGATGGATTATGAGGCGACAACTAATAAAGCTACTGTGATCAATCTAACACATCATTCTTTTTTTAATTTAAAGGGTGAAGGTGAAGGCGATATTAATAGTCATATTTTAACAGTAAACGCGGATAGTTATACCCCGATAAATAAATTCTTTATACCAACGGGTAAAATTGAAAAAGTGGCTAGCACTCCTTTCGATTTTAGAAAAGGAAAACCCATTGGAGTGGATTTGAAAAATAAAAATGAGCAATTGGCAAATGGTTTGGGGTATGATCATAATTTTGTCTTAAATGCTAATCCTAAAAATTCGGAAGGATTAGTCTTTGCTGCCAAAGTGGAAGAACCAGAATCGGGTAGAGTGATGGAAATTTTTACCAACGAGCCAGGATTACAATTTTATGGAGGTAATTTTTTAGACGGGAAAACCAAAGGAAAAAGTGGAAAGCCATTTGTATATAGAGGTGCTTTTTGTTTAGAAACACAACATTTTCCTAACTCACCTAATCAACCTAACTTCCCAACCACCTTATTGAATCCTGGTGAAACATACCAATCTATTTGTATTTATAAGTTTACTGTAAATCCATAAAAAAGAACTTACTTACGTAAAATTCAGTAGCCAGTACTATGGTTTTTTATTAAAATAGAACAAAAAAGCGAATTTTTAGTCCGTTATCACTAAATTTAATATTGATAATGGACTAGCTTTGTTGTGTTGTTAAATGAGCAACTCAAAAATTTTTTTTAGCGCATTTGAACTATTTTACACATATTATGAAAATTCAAAAACTCTATTCTTTTGCAATACTCCTGATCTTATCACAACTTTGTTATTCGCAGGAAATTAATTTGAGATTTAATAAATTATCTATCAATAATGGATTAGCCCATTCTGATGTTACTTCAATTGTACAAGATAATTCAGGGTTTTTATGGTTTGGTACATTAGGTGGTTTAAATCGTTATGATGGATATGAAATTAAAACCTATGTGAATCAGAATGACCCATTTGAAAGTGTTTACAAAAACAGAATAGCAAAAATTGTCCAAAAAAACGAATATTTATGGTTGGTTTGTCAGGGAGGTATAGAATGTTTTAATTCTAAAAAAGAGAGGTTTGTGAAATTGAAATGGAAGTTTAATGACAATGCCTCACTTACCAAAACTAAATTAAGCTCTGTTTATCTAACCAATAGAAACACAATTTATGTACTTGCCAGTAATTATTTAAAGGTTTTTTCTATTGATTTTTCATCTGAAAATGAAATTGAACTCAATGAAATTTTGATTAAAAATGCCCCAAAGAACACTCATTTTGTTGAAATGAAATCCGATGAAAATGGTGTGGAATGGATTATTTCTGATAAAGGGTTGTTTGTTATTGATAATTCAAATGCTAGAATCAATTTAAGAAGGATTGCTGTTGCTACTGCCAGCAATACGTACACTTCGTTTACCGGTTTGTATACAAAAGAAACTAATTACTTATTGCTTGGAGTCGAAAACGGATTTATTAAGGCCAATACTTCAATTTTTGATGTTAAAGCACAAAAAAATATTTCGGCCTCGTTTTATAAAATCGACCTTCCAAATTTAAATCAATCTAACTTTGATACTGGTTTTGTTGTCAACAGTTTCGAAAAAGGTTTGGATAATGAATATTGGATAGGAAGCGCTTATGGATTAATTAAAGCTTCTTTGGTCAAAACTTCCTATAAATTTAATTTTTTTAACGAAAGTAATTCGAACTTATCTACTAGTAGTGTATTGGGACTATTAAAAGATAAATCAGGGTGCCTATGGGTTTCTACTTATGATGGGGGGGTTAGTTTTGTTGATTTGAAACAAAAGAAATTTAACAACCTTACACATCAGTACAAATCTTCTAATACTATTTCTGAAAATTATGTGAGAGCCATTTTAGAAGATGAAACAGGTAATGTTTGGTTAGGTACTGAAAAATCAGGATTGAATTATTATGATTTTAAAACCAAAAAAAATAGTACTTATAGCTATTCTAAAAATTCAAATGGTGGCATCTCAAGCAATAAGATTAGAACTTTATGTGCTGATGATAATAATAGGTTATGGATTGGTACTAGTGAAGGAATTAATATTTATTCGAAAGCGACTAATTCCTTTTTTAAAATCTCATCGGTTGGTCCAACCGATAAAACGCTGACGAATAAAATAATTTTTAGTATTGCTAAAGATAAGTTTGGTAACATGTGGGCGGGTTCCTGGCTAAATGGTTTAAATAGAATTCAATACAATGATAATACCAATTATAAGGTAGAAAAAATATATAAAAAAGCAGGGAGTAAATATGGTCTTTCCTCCGATGTAGTCACCTTTGTGTACGCTGATGATTTTTATCCTGAAGTATTTGTTGGAACGGACAATGGGTTAAATCATATTTTTTTAAATGAGGATGGAACGATTAGGGAGATTTTACATTATTTAGGTAACAAATCGTATGCTAATTCTATAAGTTCCAATTGGGTCTGGCCCATAGTGCGAGAGAACGCAACAACCTTATGGATTGGAACATTAGGGGGAGGGCTTAATAAACTTACATTAGACAGGAAACTAAAACAAGGTTACCGATCTAAGAAATTTTCTATCGCTGAAGGAGCTCCTTCTAAAGATATTGAGACCATACTATTTGATAAAAAAAATAACGAATTATGGTTAGGTGGAAAAGGATTGTCTAAATTTAATATTATTACTGAAAAATTCACAAATTTTGAAGAAGAAGATGGATTAGCAGGTAATAGTTTTAAGATTGGGAGTGCTTATCAAGGTAAAAGTGGTCGATTTTATTTTGGAGGTATAGATGGTGTAAGTTATTTTTTTCCATCGAGTATCAAAGTAAATAATCATAATGCTGATGTAGTATTATCTAATTTATATGTAAATAATAAATTGGTTACAGTTGGAGAATTAAATTCAAAGAATGACATAATTTTAAGCGAATCTATTAATCTTATAGATGAAATATCTCTGAATCATTTGGAGAATAATTTTCAAATTCAATTTTCATCTTTGCACTATGCCAATCCCAAAAGGACTTTATTCAAGTACAGATTGCTTGATTATAATGAAGATTGGATCGAAGCCGATGCTAAAGATAGAAAAGCCAGTTATTCAAATCTACCCTATGGTGATTATGTTTTTGAAGTGATGGCAACTAATAACGATGGAATTTGGTCTAGTAAAGTAAAACGCTTGAAAATTAGCGTTAATGCTCCATTTTGGTTTACCAATTTTGCCGTTTTTATGTACATTTTACTTTTTATTTCTGCATTATTATTCGCTTATTATT is part of the Flavobacterium nackdongense genome and encodes:
- a CDS encoding glycoside hydrolase family 2 protein, whose protein sequence is MKYLIACLVFSFSIAIHSQSNPNLDLTTLKWRLCLDKKATWANDDLYLTPDITKIQPNQPTDGWEMLQKTGKEITIPATVEEHYWGENGNDFGIDGDYIGVSWFSAQFKANENWKGKRVLLHFESTRLRAEIYVNKKLAGYDLYNGTPFSVDISKYIDYSKENELAVRITDPDGNFEWIDYLNDSWGLKKTLSASHGFGGITGGVSISVKDNSFLEDVFVKNTPEMTKIVIENTLNQPGQGELIAELYENEKNVLLSKSIAVRNTKTSTIEINFPKAKLWSIEHPNLYFVKLKWKGADGSEDTVIKRFGFRWFDVVEVNGDKQFHLNHKRVMLRTSISWGYWPVNGMIPTKELAKKQIQLAKDLGLNMLNFHRGIGQEMILDLADEMGLLYYAEPGGYKTGTTSTFSQEMNRERLRRMIVLFRSHPSLVIYNMINESTRDPEPFEIKDIQLAHSWDETRTITFTSTNFTKKMGYKDVLNPEKIEAPIKLHMLPYNDKPLYKGWWDMHYADGPGVYFDKFYKNPENFHKNSTNKGEIIMWGEDGAIGTPHRLELINQELKGKNLGWDGKAYINQFNAFDAFLTNKGYRKAFPTVDSLTQSLGSVSMYYQGRMIENVRLSNTVDCYVVNGWEGEKIENHSGIVDIYRNPKADPKIVAHYNQPLYVAVKARELVLTQGKKATVDFHIINEKEIKGKHTLAIAVSDSSGEIYKESFAVNITGGTTFGELLKKEISFTVPNKGYVQIDAQLKKGQKNIASGKEKLFVTSLNKELPTVTISDTTKTLTPLLKDIAIISNNVTTVNVQEIKSNVMVTNNFNELFGKQKFPLRQDILRWVNQGNKLVIIGDVEKFAGWLSSKAILDYRGSAPIKRDWYGGNYFVKEDKIFIDLPVNTAFNWEYQCLAGYENNRLGLRIENGESIVGVYADHKEELYSAVVRIPVGRGEIIISSLDLTKAINSNTSASIVAEKILQNMLLN
- a CDS encoding hybrid sensor histidine kinase/response regulator transcription factor — translated: MKIQKLYSFAILLILSQLCYSQEINLRFNKLSINNGLAHSDVTSIVQDNSGFLWFGTLGGLNRYDGYEIKTYVNQNDPFESVYKNRIAKIVQKNEYLWLVCQGGIECFNSKKERFVKLKWKFNDNASLTKTKLSSVYLTNRNTIYVLASNYLKVFSIDFSSENEIELNEILIKNAPKNTHFVEMKSDENGVEWIISDKGLFVIDNSNARINLRRIAVATASNTYTSFTGLYTKETNYLLLGVENGFIKANTSIFDVKAQKNISASFYKIDLPNLNQSNFDTGFVVNSFEKGLDNEYWIGSAYGLIKASLVKTSYKFNFFNESNSNLSTSSVLGLLKDKSGCLWVSTYDGGVSFVDLKQKKFNNLTHQYKSSNTISENYVRAILEDETGNVWLGTEKSGLNYYDFKTKKNSTYSYSKNSNGGISSNKIRTLCADDNNRLWIGTSEGINIYSKATNSFFKISSVGPTDKTLTNKIIFSIAKDKFGNMWAGSWLNGLNRIQYNDNTNYKVEKIYKKAGSKYGLSSDVVTFVYADDFYPEVFVGTDNGLNHIFLNEDGTIREILHYLGNKSYANSISSNWVWPIVRENATTLWIGTLGGGLNKLTLDRKLKQGYRSKKFSIAEGAPSKDIETILFDKKNNELWLGGKGLSKFNIITEKFTNFEEEDGLAGNSFKIGSAYQGKSGRFYFGGIDGVSYFFPSSIKVNNHNADVVLSNLYVNNKLVTVGELNSKNDIILSESINLIDEISLNHLENNFQIQFSSLHYANPKRTLFKYRLLDYNEDWIEADAKDRKASYSNLPYGDYVFEVMATNNDGIWSSKVKRLKISVNAPFWFTNFAVFMYILLFISALLFAYYFIIRWFKLNKELEISIIHEEEKEKLFQLSTQFFINISHEFKTPLTLILSPLEKLISSDKVNEYKKEKYYQLMYKNAKRLLRLINELVDYRKLNTNSYKLNTKPHLIAPFFEDIKDAFSVNAENKAIELNFENHLAIEELQFDAAILEKIIFNLLGNSLKFTPNGGKITLRISSERLEFNSKLTNFSNIKSDYESPSYIYLSIEDTGQGISSEAMVHIFDRFFQVDNESEIQGSGIGLTLVRSLVTIHHINLSVHSKEGIGTQFILELPNINYDEVFARENAENSVMLSKSALSPFDEKHNIITDSKVNMYENFAKPEVLIVEDNIELRSFMKDHFEEDFKVFEAENGVEGLEILNKQNIEIIVSDIMMPQMDGVTFCKKVKEDKKYRGIPFILLSAKFNVDSQIESAQSGADVYIAKPFSMEVLHLTILNMLRTRKQVKETALENTFEEARKNVKGNVEDEFLRKVIDCIDDNIEDVDFDVVKLCGLLGISKTKLYTKIKGVTSESIGGLIREIRLKKAAQLLSSTDFNIIQVMDKVGIQSQSHFTKSFKKQFGVTPSEFVKDLNKN
- a CDS encoding aldose epimerase family protein yields the protein MKNSINFVVSLVMALALVSCKKENPIVVKEESKLNEATFQGNDNTIKIYTIKNSHNLSATFTNYGQRLVSLMVPDRAGKFKDVVLGFYTLEEYKKASENYFGSTIGRYGNRIANGKFSIGNQQYSLATNNASNHLHGGIDGFNDVIWNVKQLAENKLEFSRISPDMEEGYPGDLKVKVTYTLTNDNELKMDYEATTNKATVINLTHHSFFNLKGEGEGDINSHILTVNADSYTPINKFFIPTGKIEKVASTPFDFRKGKPIGVDLKNKNEQLANGLGYDHNFVLNANPKNSEGLVFAAKVEEPESGRVMEIFTNEPGLQFYGGNFLDGKTKGKSGKPFVYRGAFCLETQHFPNSPNQPNFPTTLLNPGETYQSICIYKFTVNP